In a genomic window of Pelotomaculum thermopropionicum SI:
- a CDS encoding hypothetical membrane protein (containing partial COG3103, SH3 domain protein) encodes MWMGALAACTVFSAVLLIIILARIEAGTGAKPGWLVLTFCSLAAVAALIFFKPEAKMDQVQYMPAPLPAAENGREERPEEMVKEAVKKEALQPAEKPGGESSSSTSLIKENRMAENLDQRDPLLEEILLLKKQALEKKKEAASGGTPAGPPAGESGADGTAGGEQAGDSGNGLEEGREENLPPEGQTGGQNAEEIVYKARVLVAALNVRSRGSLDGAVVSRLNAGDLVKIVGKSGDGEWVQIELNNGQTGWVMRKYIEEIAP; translated from the coding sequence ATGTGGATGGGGGCTCTGGCAGCTTGCACGGTTTTTTCGGCTGTTTTACTGATTATTATTCTGGCCAGGATTGAAGCGGGGACAGGAGCTAAGCCGGGATGGCTGGTGTTAACCTTTTGTTCCCTTGCTGCCGTTGCAGCACTGATCTTTTTTAAACCGGAGGCAAAAATGGACCAGGTGCAGTACATGCCTGCCCCTTTGCCGGCGGCGGAAAACGGCCGGGAAGAGCGGCCGGAAGAAATGGTAAAAGAGGCGGTAAAAAAGGAAGCCCTGCAACCGGCTGAAAAGCCAGGCGGCGAAAGTTCGAGCAGCACTTCTCTTATAAAGGAAAACAGAATGGCGGAAAACCTGGACCAGAGGGATCCCCTGCTTGAGGAAATACTGCTTTTGAAGAAGCAGGCGCTGGAAAAGAAAAAAGAGGCGGCATCCGGCGGGACTCCTGCCGGACCGCCTGCAGGAGAGTCCGGAGCAGACGGCACTGCCGGCGGGGAGCAGGCGGGCGATTCCGGCAACGGACTGGAGGAAGGTCGGGAGGAAAATTTGCCGCCGGAGGGACAAACGGGCGGCCAGAATGCTGAAGAAATCGTTTATAAGGCCAGGGTGCTGGTGGCAGCCCTTAATGTCAGGAGCAGGGGTAGCCTGGACGGAGCGGTGGTTTCCAGGCTGAATGCGGGCGACTTGGTAAAAATTGTCGGCAAGAGCGGGGACGGTGAATGGGTTCAGATTGAATTAAATAATGGGCAGACGGGATGGGTTATGAGAAAGTACATAGAAGAAATAGCACCTTGA
- a CDS encoding capsular polysaccharide biosynthesis protein: MKLKDFGRVLGELKLVLVLIPVVAMLTSAVISLFVLPPVYKSTTTVIVLRDEMTPFSEININTLVLNQNLARTYSQLAKSRAIAEEVIANNNLDMTPEELSSRIEVEQAGNTEMFKISASDSNPAMAALLANGVAQALSGKVYKVLNIKNIQVLDPAVPSSKPVSPNTFLNVMLAGIIGLILTVTIIFIREYLDDTIRNPEEIESYLNLPVLGVIPAAGLQNDRGRRTEVE; this comes from the coding sequence ATGAAGTTAAAGGACTTCGGACGGGTTCTGGGAGAGCTGAAGCTGGTGCTGGTCTTGATTCCGGTGGTGGCCATGCTGACCAGCGCGGTAATAAGCCTGTTTGTTTTGCCGCCTGTTTACAAGTCCACCACAACGGTTATCGTGCTGCGGGACGAGATGACCCCATTCTCTGAAATTAACATCAATACCCTGGTTCTTAACCAGAACCTGGCCAGAACCTACAGCCAGTTGGCCAAAAGCCGCGCCATCGCAGAAGAGGTGATTGCAAACAACAATTTAGACATGACGCCGGAGGAGCTTAGTTCCAGAATAGAAGTGGAGCAGGCCGGCAATACGGAAATGTTTAAAATATCGGCCAGCGACTCCAACCCGGCCATGGCCGCGCTGCTGGCCAACGGGGTGGCTCAGGCGCTTTCCGGAAAGGTCTATAAGGTCCTGAACATAAAGAATATCCAGGTCCTCGACCCTGCCGTGCCTTCGTCTAAGCCGGTCAGCCCGAACACCTTTTTAAACGTCATGCTTGCCGGCATTATCGGCCTGATCCTGACGGTAACGATTATTTTTATCCGGGAATACCTTGACGACACCATCAGAAACCCTGAAGAAATTGAAAGCTACCTTAACTTGCCCGTACTGGGAGTAATACCTGCGGCCGGTCTCCAGAACGACAGAGGGAGGAGGACAGAAGTTGAATAG
- the Mrp gene encoding ATPase involved in chromosome partitioning — protein MNSHELIAYSQPRSFITESFRVLRANLHFFEVGNALKVVMLAAGGFGEGTSFLAANMGIVFAQAGQRVIIVDCDLRKPQQHLIFNIDNQFGLSSVLAGFKEPEEVIKALPVAGLKVLTAGPLPENPAELLGSQKMNRLILNLKEKADVILLDTPPLNVVADAAVLSKWADGVLLVVRARVASCNSVVKGKEFLVNAKANILGVALNGVRAGEISETYNSYFGKGGAVHKARAKKNEKPPGKVK, from the coding sequence TTGAATAGCCATGAACTTATAGCTTACAGCCAGCCCCGGTCTTTTATAACCGAATCCTTCCGGGTGCTGCGGGCCAACCTTCACTTTTTTGAGGTGGGAAACGCCTTGAAAGTGGTTATGCTGGCCGCAGGAGGCTTTGGGGAGGGAACTTCTTTTCTCGCCGCCAATATGGGGATAGTTTTTGCCCAGGCAGGCCAGCGGGTAATTATTGTGGACTGCGACCTGCGCAAGCCCCAGCAGCACCTGATCTTCAACATCGATAACCAGTTTGGGCTGAGCAGCGTGCTGGCCGGGTTCAAAGAGCCCGAAGAAGTAATCAAAGCGCTTCCCGTGGCCGGGCTGAAGGTCCTCACTGCCGGCCCGCTGCCCGAAAATCCGGCCGAATTGCTGGGCAGTCAGAAAATGAACCGGCTGATCCTGAACTTGAAAGAAAAGGCCGACGTAATTCTGCTGGATACTCCCCCGCTAAATGTAGTGGCCGATGCCGCCGTTCTGTCCAAGTGGGCGGACGGGGTGCTGCTGGTGGTGAGGGCCAGGGTAGCTTCCTGCAATTCCGTGGTTAAAGGCAAGGAATTCCTGGTAAACGCCAAGGCCAACATCCTGGGCGTGGCTTTAAACGGCGTCAGGGCCGGCGAGATCAGCGAAACCTACAACTCGTACTTTGGTAAGGGGGGCGCGGTTCATAAAGCGAGGGCAAAGAAGAATGAAAAACCGCCTGGAAAGGTTAAATAA
- the WcaG gene encoding nucleoside-diphosphate-sugar epimerases — MSTCLVTGGAGFIGSNLAIALVEQGHRVRVLDNFATGSIENLRPVFKEIELYRGDLRNLDDVRRTAGGAEVVYHLAALPSVPRSVADPLTANEVNITGTLNVFLAARDAGVRRVVYASSSSVYGNSEDLPKLETMPPRPMSPYAVTKLAGENYGRVFYELYGLETVGLRYFNVFGPRQDPRSEYAAVIPRFIDALLKGRPPVIYGDGRQSRDFTYVDDVVRASILSSEAAGAAGEVFNIAAGHRISLNELLAVLTEITGINGDAVYAGARPGDVKHSAACIEKASAILGYVPLTAFKDGLRMTVEWFARKNAP; from the coding sequence ATGAGCACCTGCCTGGTTACCGGAGGGGCGGGATTTATCGGATCCAACCTGGCCATCGCGTTAGTCGAACAGGGCCACAGGGTCAGGGTTTTGGATAATTTTGCCACAGGCAGCATTGAAAACCTGCGGCCGGTATTTAAAGAAATTGAGCTTTACCGGGGGGATTTGCGCAACCTGGACGACGTGCGGCGGACCGCCGGCGGGGCGGAGGTGGTTTACCACCTGGCGGCCTTGCCGTCGGTGCCCAGATCGGTGGCCGATCCGTTAACTGCCAACGAAGTTAACATTACCGGCACCCTGAATGTGTTCCTGGCCGCCCGTGATGCCGGGGTCAGGAGGGTGGTTTATGCCTCCTCGTCCTCCGTTTACGGCAACAGCGAAGACCTGCCGAAGCTCGAAACAATGCCTCCCCGCCCGATGTCGCCTTACGCCGTGACCAAGTTAGCCGGGGAAAACTACGGGAGGGTCTTTTATGAGCTGTACGGCCTGGAGACCGTGGGGCTGAGGTATTTCAACGTTTTCGGGCCGCGGCAGGACCCGCGCTCGGAGTATGCCGCGGTTATTCCCCGCTTTATTGACGCCCTGTTAAAAGGGAGGCCGCCGGTGATTTACGGTGACGGCAGGCAGTCCCGGGACTTTACCTATGTGGACGACGTGGTCCGGGCAAGCATATTATCCTCTGAGGCTGCCGGAGCGGCCGGGGAAGTTTTCAATATTGCTGCCGGCCACAGGATTTCGCTGAATGAGCTGCTGGCTGTCCTGACCGAAATTACCGGCATAAATGGGGATGCGGTGTATGCCGGGGCCCGCCCGGGGGATGTAAAACACTCCGCGGCCTGTATTGAAAAGGCTTCGGCCATCCTCGGCTATGTTCCCCTGACCGCTTTCAAAGACGGCTTAAGGATGACTGTGGAATGGTTTGCCCGGAAGAACGCACCGTAA
- the RfaG gene encoding glycosyltransferase: MVCPEERTVTNDLAKSNGRPRVIHVTTIGITALRALLAQCRYFREKGLEVGFVFSPSPEGNILRRLGFPVKEIYIDRKINPWTDFRSIIKLYGFFRLVRPRIVHTHTSKAGVVGRIAASLAGVPNVLHTVHGFPFHPGMPGVKQRFYRQIEKWMAGLTHIMFSQSREDVATALELGIKPRRGDLIYIGNGVDLGEFDPGLYPIPRRCLVRKELAIGETEPVITMIGRINREKGYHDLVEALQGVKDLPWRALFIGPDEGFLPAVKKQIERSGLEDRIRVLGQRGDIADLLSVTDIYVLPSYREGLPRSLIEAQAMALPCVATDIRGCREVVEDGVTGLLVKPGDSVTLGRALRKLLLEPELRFKMGREGRLRMCRFFNEAEVARRIMAVYEEVLGNEKNSCYD; encoded by the coding sequence ATGGTTTGCCCGGAAGAACGCACCGTAACAAATGACCTGGCAAAAAGCAACGGCAGGCCCAGGGTGATTCATGTAACCACCATCGGAATTACCGCCCTGCGCGCCCTGCTGGCCCAGTGCCGGTACTTCAGGGAAAAAGGGCTGGAGGTGGGGTTTGTTTTCAGCCCTTCGCCCGAGGGGAATATCTTGCGCCGGCTTGGTTTTCCGGTCAAAGAAATTTACATCGACAGAAAAATCAACCCCTGGACTGATTTTCGCTCGATTATCAAGTTATACGGTTTTTTCCGCCTTGTCCGCCCCCGGATCGTTCACACCCACACCTCGAAGGCCGGCGTGGTGGGCAGGATAGCCGCCAGCCTGGCCGGGGTTCCCAACGTGCTTCACACCGTGCACGGATTTCCCTTCCATCCCGGGATGCCGGGCGTCAAGCAACGGTTTTACCGGCAGATCGAAAAATGGATGGCCGGGCTGACGCACATAATGTTTTCCCAGAGCAGGGAGGACGTTGCCACCGCCCTTGAACTAGGCATCAAACCCCGCCGGGGTGACCTGATTTACATCGGAAACGGCGTGGACCTCGGCGAGTTTGATCCCGGCCTTTACCCCATCCCCCGCCGCTGCCTGGTCAGGAAAGAGCTGGCAATCGGCGAAACCGAGCCGGTAATCACCATGATCGGCCGCATCAACCGGGAAAAGGGCTACCACGACCTGGTGGAGGCATTGCAGGGAGTGAAGGATTTGCCCTGGCGGGCTTTATTCATTGGGCCCGACGAGGGTTTCCTGCCTGCCGTAAAAAAGCAAATTGAACGCAGCGGGCTGGAAGACAGGATCAGAGTCCTGGGGCAGCGCGGCGATATTGCCGATTTACTGTCAGTAACCGATATTTACGTGCTTCCCTCCTACCGGGAGGGATTGCCCCGCTCCCTGATCGAAGCCCAGGCGATGGCTTTGCCCTGCGTGGCCACCGACATCAGGGGGTGCCGGGAAGTGGTGGAGGACGGTGTCACGGGATTGCTTGTGAAGCCGGGGGACAGCGTGACCCTTGGCAGGGCGCTGCGCAAACTGCTGCTGGAGCCTGAATTGCGCTTTAAAATGGGCCGGGAGGGACGGCTCAGAATGTGCCGTTTTTTCAATGAGGCTGAAGTGGCCCGCCGGATCATGGCTGTATACGAGGAAGTTCTGGGAAATGAAAAAAATTCTTGTTATGATTAG
- the RfaG gene encoding glycosyltransferase, with protein sequence MAGRCANCCWSLNCALKWAGRDGSECAVFSMRLKWPAGSWLYTRKFWEMKKILVMISNFNGVGGAETATARFLSKISREKFIIDVCFFGFEDEFALSVKKDVNNIYCFDVKKRGHIWTFFEILKLVKREKYEIIHTHLALADLYGLFLGWLTPVKLISTEHNLSDRRKATLPGRVYYRLAGRRVDYFVGVSSKVVEWLRAAGIPEKKLVLIPNPIEINPKQAAPSFKKDFLKSCRWPEDSTVIGTVANLRPVKGLRYLIDSIKILVDEGVNVRLVIAGEGPERGSLERQIEANRLSGHVRLLGFRKDIENVYSLFDIYVSPSLMEGFGMAIAEAMSRRLPVVSTAAGGVTDFLEHGKNSYLVRPRDPSALAEGIRYFVNNKAGAVKIGETAFIDAGRFRTERLVACLEDLYEGREQNFFSGSV encoded by the coding sequence TTGGCAGGGCGCTGCGCAAACTGCTGCTGGAGCCTGAATTGCGCTTTAAAATGGGCCGGGAGGGACGGCTCAGAATGTGCCGTTTTTTCAATGAGGCTGAAGTGGCCCGCCGGATCATGGCTGTATACGAGGAAGTTCTGGGAAATGAAAAAAATTCTTGTTATGATTAGCAACTTTAACGGGGTTGGGGGGGCGGAGACGGCAACCGCCAGGTTCCTCAGCAAAATCAGCAGGGAAAAATTTATCATCGACGTGTGTTTTTTCGGTTTTGAGGATGAATTCGCCCTGTCCGTAAAAAAGGACGTCAACAATATTTATTGCTTTGATGTAAAGAAACGCGGCCACATTTGGACATTTTTTGAGATTCTCAAGCTGGTCAAAAGGGAAAAATACGAGATCATTCACACCCACCTGGCTCTGGCCGACCTTTACGGCCTGTTCCTGGGGTGGCTGACCCCGGTAAAACTGATCAGCACCGAGCACAACCTGTCCGACCGGAGGAAGGCGACCCTGCCCGGGAGGGTTTACTACCGGCTGGCCGGGCGCCGGGTTGATTATTTCGTAGGAGTGTCCAGCAAGGTCGTCGAGTGGTTAAGGGCTGCCGGGATACCTGAAAAGAAACTGGTGCTTATTCCCAACCCCATTGAAATTAACCCGAAGCAGGCGGCCCCCTCCTTCAAAAAGGATTTTCTAAAGTCCTGCCGCTGGCCGGAGGATTCCACTGTAATCGGGACGGTGGCGAACCTGAGGCCGGTTAAGGGTCTTCGCTACCTCATCGACAGCATTAAAATCCTGGTTGATGAAGGGGTAAATGTGCGGCTGGTGATAGCCGGAGAGGGGCCGGAGCGGGGCAGCCTGGAAAGGCAGATCGAGGCAAACCGGCTGTCCGGGCATGTCAGGCTGCTGGGCTTCCGGAAGGATATAGAGAATGTGTACTCCCTGTTCGATATTTACGTTTCGCCCTCGCTTATGGAAGGATTCGGCATGGCCATCGCGGAGGCAATGTCCCGCCGCCTGCCGGTGGTATCCACGGCTGCCGGCGGCGTCACCGACTTTCTGGAGCATGGGAAAAACTCATACCTGGTCAGGCCGCGCGATCCATCTGCCCTGGCCGAAGGTATCCGTTACTTTGTTAACAACAAGGCCGGGGCCGTAAAGATTGGCGAGACCGCTTTTATTGACGCTGGAAGGTTCAGGACGGAAAGGCTGGTAGCCTGCCTTGAAGACCTGTACGAAGGCAGGGAGCAAAATTTCTTTTCAGGGTCCGTGTAA
- a CDS encoding uncharacterized conserved protein, translating into MIIALGGDSERELYAAELYRRGLAPRIIMSGCGSAAKQMAMKAAAAGVGEQDIIVENKSGSTYQNALYTKDIVLSRGFKSAIVVTSPYHMRRARLVFERVFRNTGVKLFYCAAKNSGFNADGRCSSKADRQITLREWIKLVYYWFRYW; encoded by the coding sequence GTGATAATTGCCCTTGGCGGCGATTCGGAAAGGGAGCTTTACGCTGCCGAGCTTTACCGGCGTGGCCTGGCGCCCAGGATCATCATGTCCGGCTGCGGGTCTGCGGCCAAGCAGATGGCAATGAAGGCAGCTGCTGCAGGGGTCGGAGAGCAGGACATCATTGTGGAGAACAAATCCGGGAGCACCTACCAGAACGCCCTTTATACAAAGGACATCGTCCTTTCCCGGGGTTTCAAGTCAGCCATTGTAGTTACCTCCCCTTATCACATGAGGCGCGCCAGGCTGGTATTTGAAAGGGTGTTCAGGAATACAGGGGTGAAGCTGTTTTACTGCGCCGCAAAGAATTCGGGTTTCAACGCCGACGGGCGGTGCAGCAGCAAAGCCGACAGGCAGATAACCTTAAGGGAGTGGATAAAACTTGTCTATTACTGGTTCAGGTACTGGTAG
- a CDS encoding hypothetical protein (containing partial COG3146, Uncharacterized protein conserved in bacteria), translated as MGDYYVLGLQERGRWLQELSALEGLAPDLHYRPEYCGLFNYLGEARLFVYREKTAAVIYPFLLRRVNLIPALAGKLEQDLYDITSPYGYGGPLASADAGESVLDGFSRSFAEYCRKNAIITEFIRFHPLLGNHRLLEGRVTVERASQVVCVKLYLPEEEIWAGYGRNNRKNIKKACREGLTVVIEETPVYFNDFISVYHHTLTRNQAGQFYYFNESFYEGIHRELKGNFLYAHTLKEGRIISTELLLYNETYIHSFLGGTLEQFYGCRPNNILKHEVIRWAKSRGIKYFLLGGGYRGEDGIFRYKRSFAMNGVLDFFVGKKVHDHEAVSMLEKMMAAEKPRESENYFPVYRRY; from the coding sequence ATGGGAGATTATTATGTACTGGGCCTGCAGGAGCGGGGGAGATGGCTGCAGGAACTGAGCGCCTTAGAGGGGCTGGCCCCGGACCTCCATTACCGGCCTGAGTACTGCGGGCTGTTCAATTACCTGGGGGAAGCCCGGCTTTTTGTCTACCGGGAAAAAACCGCCGCGGTGATATACCCCTTCCTGCTCAGGAGGGTCAACCTCATCCCCGCCCTTGCAGGTAAACTCGAGCAGGACCTGTACGATATCACCAGCCCCTACGGCTACGGCGGGCCGCTGGCCTCTGCGGATGCCGGCGAGAGCGTGCTGGATGGCTTTAGCCGGAGTTTTGCCGAATATTGCCGGAAGAACGCCATTATAACCGAGTTTATCCGGTTTCACCCGTTGCTGGGCAACCACCGCTTGCTGGAGGGCCGGGTAACGGTTGAAAGGGCATCCCAGGTAGTTTGCGTTAAACTTTACCTGCCGGAGGAGGAAATATGGGCGGGGTACGGGCGAAACAACCGGAAAAACATTAAAAAGGCCTGCCGGGAAGGGCTGACGGTGGTTATCGAGGAGACGCCGGTGTACTTCAATGATTTTATTTCCGTCTACCATCACACCCTGACAAGGAACCAGGCCGGCCAGTTTTATTACTTTAATGAAAGTTTTTATGAGGGCATTCACAGGGAACTGAAGGGAAATTTTCTGTACGCCCACACCCTGAAGGAGGGCCGGATCATTTCAACCGAACTTTTGCTTTACAACGAAACCTATATCCATTCCTTCCTGGGGGGAACGCTGGAACAGTTTTACGGGTGCCGCCCGAATAACATTTTGAAACACGAGGTGATCAGATGGGCAAAGAGCAGGGGAATTAAGTATTTTCTGCTGGGCGGCGGCTACCGCGGGGAAGACGGCATCTTCCGCTACAAGCGTTCCTTTGCCATGAACGGGGTGCTTGATTTTTTCGTCGGGAAAAAGGTGCACGACCATGAAGCCGTAAGCATGCTGGAAAAAATGATGGCGGCTGAAAAGCCCCGGGAAAGCGAAAACTATTTCCCCGTTTACCGGAGGTACTGA
- the WcaJ gene encoding sugar transferases (involved in lipopolysaccharide synthesis), with translation MAVTKRNQAIKRIFDLACTLVLLVILSPLLLLVALAIKVTSPGEVIFKQQRLGLNREVFLMYKFRSMIPNAQNIGPGMFVEKDDPRITPVGKILRKTGIDELAQLFNVIRGEMSLVGPRPAPLHHFGKYDERQLKRFNVRPGITGWAQVNGRVALYWPERIELDLWYVENYSFWLDLKILLKTAGTVLFQRGGTAREDRKEVDPFMKL, from the coding sequence ATGGCTGTTACGAAGAGAAATCAGGCCATTAAAAGGATTTTCGACCTGGCCTGCACTTTAGTGCTGCTGGTAATCTTAAGCCCTCTGCTGCTCCTGGTGGCGCTGGCCATTAAGGTAACCTCGCCGGGCGAAGTCATCTTCAAGCAGCAGCGCCTTGGGCTGAACAGGGAAGTTTTTCTGATGTATAAATTCCGCAGCATGATCCCAAACGCCCAGAATATCGGGCCGGGGATGTTTGTGGAAAAGGACGACCCGCGCATTACGCCCGTCGGGAAAATCCTCAGAAAGACCGGCATTGACGAACTGGCGCAGCTTTTTAACGTGATTCGCGGGGAAATGAGCCTGGTCGGCCCCAGGCCCGCCCCGCTGCACCATTTTGGCAAGTACGACGAGAGGCAGTTAAAGCGCTTTAACGTCAGGCCCGGCATTACCGGGTGGGCCCAGGTCAACGGCCGGGTGGCCCTGTACTGGCCGGAGCGCATCGAACTGGATCTCTGGTATGTTGAAAACTATTCCTTCTGGCTCGACCTGAAAATACTGCTCAAAACGGCCGGCACCGTCCTCTTCCAGCGCGGCGGAACGGCCAGGGAGGACCGGAAAGAAGTTGACCCCTTTATGAAATTATAA
- the WcaG gene encoding nucleoside-diphosphate-sugar epimerases — protein MRLKGRRILVTGGAGFLGSHLCEKLLAEGAGVRAMDTFASGRLENLRPVLNKIELVNSNIACAERVLEAAGDVDSIVHLAFPMALRCRPVETGVVGEILTGLLNLIKAALSRNALLVYVSSIAVYGNDKYIPMDENHPLEPVLIHGAVKLAGENFCRTMAASNGLRMVILRVADIYGPRNSRVSVPIKFLLQAMKGEPITVYGDGSDRRTYTFVSDFCEAVVLSLLRPEAVGGVFNIGGDECVSMRELALKVKKAAGSKSPVIFQDAPAAGRTLCIDSRKAKKLLGFRPAFDLAEGLALTHRWIRDNPDYYH, from the coding sequence ATGAGGCTTAAAGGACGCCGCATTCTGGTGACAGGCGGCGCTGGTTTTCTGGGATCTCACCTGTGCGAAAAACTCCTGGCCGAGGGGGCGGGCGTCAGGGCTATGGACACGTTTGCCTCCGGCAGGCTGGAAAACCTGCGTCCGGTTTTAAATAAAATCGAGCTGGTGAACAGCAATATTGCCTGCGCGGAGCGGGTGCTGGAGGCTGCAGGGGATGTCGACTCGATCGTGCACCTGGCCTTTCCCATGGCCCTGCGCTGCAGGCCGGTAGAAACCGGCGTCGTTGGGGAGATTTTAACCGGTCTTTTGAATTTAATTAAGGCAGCGCTCAGCCGCAACGCCCTGCTTGTATATGTTTCGTCCATCGCCGTATACGGCAATGACAAATATATTCCCATGGACGAGAATCATCCCCTGGAGCCGGTCCTGATTCACGGTGCCGTTAAACTGGCCGGCGAGAATTTTTGCCGGACCATGGCGGCAAGCAACGGACTGCGGATGGTTATTCTGCGGGTTGCGGATATTTACGGACCGAGGAATTCCAGGGTGAGCGTACCGATAAAGTTTTTGCTCCAGGCCATGAAAGGCGAGCCGATCACCGTGTACGGCGACGGGTCCGACAGACGCACCTACACCTTTGTTTCCGATTTTTGCGAAGCCGTTGTTTTAAGCCTGCTCCGGCCCGAAGCGGTGGGCGGAGTTTTTAACATTGGGGGCGATGAATGCGTTTCCATGCGCGAGCTGGCCCTTAAGGTTAAGAAGGCCGCCGGCAGCAAAAGCCCGGTGATTTTTCAGGATGCTCCGGCCGCCGGCCGCACTTTATGCATAGACAGCCGGAAAGCAAAAAAGCTCCTGGGCTTCAGACCGGCTTTTGACCTGGCGGAAGGGCTGGCCCTGACCCACCGGTGGATCAGGGATAACCCGGACTATTATCATTAA